One region of Glutamicibacter sp. B1 genomic DNA includes:
- a CDS encoding alpha/beta fold hydrolase, with protein sequence MAKFSVQGAELAVELSDEGGHPVVQLHGLTSSRARDRVLNMDLGRGLSGTRLLRYDARGHGESTGRKVVEDYEWKNLADDLLALLHEYFPNEKVYGVGPSMGCATLLYAAIKEPERFCGLTLLLPPTAWESRKAKAQAYLDQAQMLETQGWEAFIQADVDQPVPPATIGNPITVPDNSPQLLPTILRGAAASDLPQLAQLARVTVPTHILAWTEDPSHPVTTAQALLYALPQARLDVASTREEVNVWPQQLMEDVLKHSALHPAEPIL encoded by the coding sequence ATGGCGAAATTTAGTGTTCAAGGCGCTGAACTTGCAGTAGAACTCAGTGATGAAGGTGGGCATCCGGTAGTTCAGTTACACGGGCTGACCTCCAGCCGGGCCCGTGACCGCGTACTGAATATGGATCTCGGCCGGGGGCTGAGCGGCACACGGTTGCTTCGCTATGATGCGCGCGGACACGGAGAATCCACCGGACGCAAAGTGGTTGAAGACTATGAGTGGAAGAACCTTGCAGATGATCTCTTAGCTTTGCTCCATGAGTACTTCCCGAACGAAAAAGTGTACGGTGTGGGCCCTTCGATGGGTTGCGCTACTTTGCTGTACGCAGCAATCAAAGAGCCCGAACGCTTCTGTGGGCTGACCCTACTACTACCGCCAACGGCGTGGGAATCGCGGAAGGCCAAAGCCCAAGCCTACTTAGATCAAGCTCAAATGCTGGAAACTCAGGGGTGGGAGGCCTTTATCCAAGCTGATGTAGATCAGCCAGTACCTCCCGCAACTATCGGCAATCCGATCACTGTCCCGGATAATTCACCGCAGTTATTGCCTACTATTCTTCGTGGTGCTGCCGCCAGTGACCTGCCACAACTAGCGCAGCTGGCCCGAGTCACCGTGCCCACCCACATCCTTGCGTGGACCGAGGATCCATCCCATCCGGTCACTACCGCGCAGGCATTGTTATATGCGTTGCCGCAGGCGAGGTTGGACGTTGCCAGCACCCGTGAAGAAGTGAATGTATGGCCGCAACAGCTGATGGAGGATGTGCTCAAGCACAGTGCCCTGCACCCGGCAGAACCGATTCTCTAG
- a CDS encoding GNAT family N-acetyltransferase, producing MRLTNVAQLRLPFGKLHGYDLSVQPTDIELPISFDQRRHVSLGQRPGSWMAISFRLPAKVSLEDLATAWLEVINHHGTMRSAFSHDSQGELRLEQINVSPGAWVQHPVASGQSMNEALRDVFDQACAPFNAPSHRLCLLETALESTLIIASDHSHVDMWSMLVIVRDLLRALGLSDDDVVAQPLPAPSFTDHTRALSERERAPREVHQRWAEVLEASGSVMPRFPLPLGEPVPHAERVEVRDVLDVDDSAAFAAQAKEDSVSTLSAVVSAMTSVTLELAQAPLRAVFPVHSRYDHQWNDSVGWFITNSVIESSDPAPLACAAAVKEAVRLGSWPLEEILEPFGGMPEAPGMFAISWLDLRRLPVRVDSIGLQAQYISANIRTDGVMLWFILDDAGLHLRCRYPDTAEGREHVGGWLDALILKLRSQARASAGGLLRLGERRYRVQRAERSDVPAIVALLTDDKLGATREGSELVTYERAFDKISRDSSNYLAVVRDEQDTVIGTMQLSIIPGLSRNGTTRLQIEGVRVAASERSQGVGRAMLEWAHTHGRARGARLAQLTTDNSRVKAHEFYARLGYEQSHVGLKLQL from the coding sequence ATGAGACTGACGAACGTTGCACAGTTACGGTTGCCCTTCGGAAAGTTGCACGGTTACGACCTCTCGGTCCAACCTACCGATATTGAGTTGCCTATTTCTTTTGATCAGAGGCGTCATGTCTCTCTGGGCCAACGTCCAGGATCATGGATGGCCATCAGTTTCAGGTTGCCAGCCAAGGTGAGCTTAGAAGATCTGGCTACCGCCTGGTTAGAAGTCATCAACCACCATGGAACCATGCGGTCAGCCTTCAGCCATGACTCTCAAGGCGAACTACGACTTGAGCAGATCAACGTTTCACCCGGTGCTTGGGTGCAGCACCCTGTGGCCAGCGGTCAGTCAATGAATGAAGCCTTGAGAGATGTTTTTGACCAAGCCTGCGCTCCCTTTAATGCCCCGTCTCACCGTTTGTGTCTCTTGGAAACCGCGCTGGAATCAACCCTCATCATTGCCTCAGATCATTCACACGTCGACATGTGGTCCATGCTGGTCATCGTGCGTGATCTACTGCGAGCGCTGGGGCTTTCCGATGATGACGTGGTCGCACAGCCGCTACCCGCGCCAAGCTTTACCGATCACACCCGCGCGTTATCCGAACGTGAACGTGCACCACGTGAGGTGCACCAACGCTGGGCAGAGGTCTTGGAAGCCAGCGGTTCGGTGATGCCCCGCTTCCCTTTGCCCCTGGGAGAACCAGTCCCCCACGCCGAACGGGTAGAAGTCCGAGATGTCTTGGATGTCGATGACAGCGCGGCTTTTGCTGCTCAAGCCAAAGAGGATTCTGTCTCCACGTTGAGCGCTGTTGTTTCGGCGATGACCTCGGTGACGTTGGAACTGGCCCAGGCCCCGCTACGTGCGGTCTTTCCGGTGCATAGCCGCTACGATCACCAATGGAATGACTCGGTGGGCTGGTTCATCACCAATTCGGTCATTGAATCCTCCGATCCTGCCCCGCTGGCCTGCGCGGCTGCCGTCAAGGAAGCGGTACGACTCGGTTCGTGGCCGCTGGAAGAAATCCTGGAACCCTTTGGGGGTATGCCCGAAGCCCCAGGGATGTTCGCCATTTCCTGGTTGGACCTGCGCCGACTCCCGGTGCGCGTTGACTCTATCGGTCTTCAAGCGCAGTACATCAGCGCCAATATCCGCACCGATGGGGTGATGTTGTGGTTCATCCTTGATGATGCCGGTCTACATCTGCGTTGCCGCTATCCCGATACCGCCGAGGGCCGTGAACATGTGGGTGGCTGGCTTGATGCCCTGATCCTCAAACTACGTTCACAGGCCCGCGCTTCAGCCGGTGGACTGCTGCGCCTGGGTGAACGCCGTTACCGTGTGCAACGAGCCGAACGCTCTGATGTACCAGCCATTGTCGCACTACTTACCGATGACAAGTTGGGTGCCACCCGTGAAGGCAGCGAGCTGGTGACCTATGAACGGGCTTTCGACAAGATCAGCCGCGACTCATCCAACTATCTTGCAGTAGTCCGCGATGAACAAGACACTGTCATCGGGACGATGCAGTTATCAATCATTCCGGGGTTATCCCGCAACGGCACCACACGTCTACAGATTGAAGGTGTTCGCGTGGCCGCCAGCGAAAGGTCGCAAGGAGTCGGCCGGGCAATGCTTGAATGGGCGCATACCCACGGTCGGGCTCGCGGTGCCCGCCTGGCACAACTGACCACCGATAATTCGAGGGTCAAGGCCCACGAGTTTTATGCACGTTTGGGGTATGAACAGAGCCATGTGGGGCTTAAATTGCAGCTTTAG
- the relB gene encoding type II toxin-antitoxin system RelB family antitoxin produces the protein MPTSIRLPQETEERLDRLAASTGRSKAFYLRELITTGLDRIEREYTIAQNASEIRAGRRQTVSSDDVRRELGLGG, from the coding sequence ATGCCAACCAGCATTCGACTACCTCAAGAGACTGAAGAGCGCCTTGACCGATTAGCCGCCTCAACAGGCCGCTCTAAAGCGTTCTACTTACGCGAGCTGATCACGACCGGACTTGATCGGATTGAGCGGGAATACACCATCGCCCAGAACGCCTCCGAGATTCGGGCAGGTCGTCGCCAGACCGTTTCCAGTGATGATGTAAGGCGTGAACTTGGCCTGGGAGGGTAG
- a CDS encoding type II toxin-antitoxin system RelE family toxin — protein MKALKRLDKPVSQKIMNYLDEVAALDDPRVRAKPLQGPLTGLWRYRVGDYRVICDVIDGELTIVALDLGHRSKIYL, from the coding sequence ATCAAAGCCTTAAAACGGCTGGATAAACCAGTCTCACAAAAGATCATGAACTACCTCGATGAAGTGGCAGCACTTGATGATCCTCGCGTACGTGCCAAGCCCCTGCAAGGCCCGTTGACAGGCCTTTGGCGATACCGCGTCGGAGACTACCGCGTCATTTGCGATGTAATCGACGGAGAACTCACCATCGTCGCCCTGGATCTAGGTCACCGCTCCAAAATATACCTCTAG
- the galK gene encoding galactokinase has protein sequence MSISDSQEHAARVAALREKFTKTFGHHPEGIWRAPGRVNLIGEHTDYNMGYVLPFTIDKNALVAIRRKSQLEPESTTLHFASTYGQADSLPITSITIDELVPRAVPGWAAYPAAVVWVLNQLEGVELSGFELLVDSDVPVGSGLSSSHALEVGTIVALNDLYDLGLSLTEMAQLTQRAENEFVGAPTGIMDQSASLMSQAQHALFLDCRSMQAQNVPLPLAENDAVVLVIDTRVEHSHVDGGYAARRRSCEEACEVLKVDALREVSDVAQLEGIEDPVIKRRAKHIVTENQRVLDTVEVLREGNLNAVGEHLYQSHVSMRDDYEISSEELDAAVEAAMGAGAIGARMTGGGFGGSAIALIHRDQVEPVSQAVLEAFEQAGYVQPNIFAVVADEGAGRA, from the coding sequence GTGAGCATTAGTGACAGCCAAGAGCATGCGGCCCGCGTGGCCGCACTACGAGAAAAGTTCACCAAGACTTTCGGACATCATCCGGAAGGCATCTGGCGTGCCCCGGGACGAGTAAACCTGATCGGTGAACACACCGACTACAACATGGGATACGTCCTGCCCTTTACCATCGACAAGAACGCCTTGGTAGCCATCCGTCGCAAGTCGCAACTGGAACCAGAGAGCACAACACTTCACTTCGCCTCAACCTACGGTCAGGCGGACTCGCTTCCCATCACCTCCATCACTATTGATGAGTTAGTGCCGCGTGCGGTCCCAGGATGGGCAGCCTATCCGGCGGCCGTGGTGTGGGTACTGAACCAGCTGGAGGGTGTTGAACTATCAGGGTTTGAGCTATTGGTGGACTCGGATGTTCCCGTGGGCTCGGGATTGTCCTCCTCGCACGCCCTAGAAGTTGGGACCATTGTTGCTCTGAACGATCTCTATGATCTGGGGCTCTCGCTCACCGAAATGGCTCAGCTGACCCAGCGCGCCGAGAACGAATTTGTGGGTGCCCCGACCGGGATCATGGACCAGAGCGCTTCATTAATGTCGCAGGCGCAGCATGCGTTGTTCTTGGATTGCCGTTCCATGCAGGCGCAGAATGTGCCGTTGCCCTTGGCGGAAAATGACGCGGTGGTATTGGTCATTGATACGCGGGTGGAGCATTCGCATGTTGATGGTGGTTATGCTGCGCGTCGACGAAGCTGCGAAGAAGCCTGCGAAGTTTTGAAAGTAGACGCTCTTCGCGAGGTAAGCGATGTTGCCCAGCTTGAGGGCATTGAAGACCCGGTGATCAAGCGCCGCGCAAAGCATATTGTCACCGAGAATCAGCGAGTCTTGGATACCGTCGAGGTTCTGCGCGAAGGTAACCTCAATGCTGTCGGCGAGCACTTGTATCAGTCTCATGTTTCCATGCGGGATGACTATGAGATTTCTAGTGAAGAACTTGATGCCGCTGTGGAAGCAGCGATGGGGGCTGGAGCGATAGGTGCCCGGATGACCGGTGGTGGCTTTGGTGGCAGTGCCATTGCCTTGATTCACCGCGACCAGGTGGAACCGGTCAGCCAGGCGGTATTAGAGGCTTTTGAGCAGGCCGGTTATGTACAGCCGAATATCTTCGCCGTGGTGGCTGACGAGGGGGCCGGCCGCGCGTAG
- the galT gene encoding galactose-1-phosphate uridylyltransferase: protein MPQGNAAHEITHRVHHLADGREAIFFADATSTVPEQVVDTRALDPRGEPGELRFDRLTGDWVAVAAHRQSRTYLPPKDQCPLCPSVGSRESEIPAEDFDVVVFENRFPSLGPALGQVPERAENQVPVPAYGRCEVVVFTPDHNGSFASLNDERARTVIEAWAQRTQELSGMEGIAQVFPFENRGQDIGVTLHHPHGQIYAYPYLTPTARKMAEQAVKHLEATGRTLLGDILEFEQAEGTRMVVQGEHFSVFVPYAARWPLEAHLVPHRHVPDFAALNDEEKDELAIMYRDLLRRFDALYDTPTPYIAAWHQAPLAAPERAASRLHLQLTSPRRAADKLKFLAGSEAAMGAFINDVPAEATAARLREVTP from the coding sequence ATGCCGCAGGGCAACGCAGCACATGAAATCACCCATCGGGTGCACCACCTCGCCGACGGACGCGAAGCGATCTTCTTCGCTGACGCTACTTCGACCGTGCCCGAACAGGTCGTTGACACCCGAGCCTTGGATCCACGCGGTGAGCCCGGGGAACTACGCTTCGACCGGTTGACCGGGGACTGGGTGGCTGTGGCAGCCCACCGCCAATCGCGCACCTATCTGCCGCCCAAGGACCAGTGCCCGCTGTGTCCAAGTGTGGGTTCACGTGAAAGCGAAATCCCCGCCGAAGATTTTGACGTGGTGGTCTTTGAAAACCGATTCCCCTCACTGGGCCCGGCGCTAGGACAGGTGCCAGAACGCGCGGAGAATCAGGTGCCGGTACCGGCTTACGGGCGCTGTGAAGTGGTGGTCTTTACCCCGGATCACAACGGGTCTTTTGCTTCACTGAATGATGAACGTGCCCGTACCGTGATTGAAGCGTGGGCGCAGCGCACCCAAGAGCTCTCGGGGATGGAAGGCATCGCCCAGGTCTTCCCTTTTGAGAACCGCGGGCAGGATATTGGTGTTACCTTGCACCACCCTCATGGTCAGATTTACGCCTACCCGTACCTGACACCTACGGCCCGCAAGATGGCAGAACAGGCGGTCAAACATCTTGAGGCTACCGGTCGTACGCTGCTCGGAGACATCCTCGAATTTGAGCAGGCTGAAGGTACTCGCATGGTGGTGCAGGGTGAACACTTCTCTGTTTTTGTTCCCTATGCAGCGCGCTGGCCGCTGGAAGCCCACCTGGTTCCACACCGCCACGTGCCAGACTTTGCAGCGTTAAACGACGAAGAAAAAGACGAGCTCGCGATCATGTATCGAGATCTCTTGCGTCGTTTTGATGCACTCTATGACACCCCAACTCCTTATATCGCCGCCTGGCATCAAGCCCCGCTGGCTGCCCCAGAGCGTGCCGCCTCACGGTTGCATCTGCAACTGACCAGCCCGCGTCGAGCTGCCGACAAACTCAAGTTCCTCGCCGGGTCTGAGGCGGCGATGGGAGCTTTTATTAATGACGTACCAGCCGAAGCTACGGCAGCAAGATTGCGTGAGGTCACCCCGTGA
- a CDS encoding aldose 1-epimerase family protein: protein MSEAQVGSVNGQIIKLTAHGFNAEIASLGASLVSLQYQGRDLVRSFDPQHPRPVFSGAILAPWPNRITDGRYTWDGEARQLPITEVDRSHALHGLVVDTEFTVDQHSAEFAEFRTTITPSEGYPHHLQLVIGYGLEADGLRTTATATNLADAPAPFGWGSHAYLVAPGEQLNNWTLSLPAHKIQLTEGERLLPKEVIEVAGTEFDFRTPRELGTTFIDHAYTALEFDAQHLTRAVLTDEHGVGSQIIWDDTCPWVQIHTADRDEPELDRTGLAIEPMTCPPGAFNSGEDVIRLEPATIHQAGWLIGPA from the coding sequence GTGAGCGAAGCACAGGTTGGCAGCGTCAACGGCCAGATCATTAAGCTGACCGCCCACGGCTTCAATGCCGAAATCGCTAGCCTCGGCGCGAGCCTAGTCAGCCTCCAATACCAGGGACGAGACCTGGTGCGATCCTTTGACCCCCAGCACCCCCGCCCGGTTTTCTCCGGAGCGATCCTCGCCCCCTGGCCCAACCGCATCACCGATGGCCGCTATACCTGGGACGGGGAAGCCCGACAGTTGCCGATCACCGAGGTTGACCGCTCACATGCCCTGCACGGGCTGGTGGTCGACACGGAGTTCACCGTTGACCAGCACAGTGCTGAATTCGCCGAGTTCCGCACCACCATCACCCCGAGCGAAGGCTACCCCCATCACCTGCAACTGGTCATTGGCTACGGGTTAGAAGCCGATGGCTTGCGCACCACCGCCACCGCCACCAACCTTGCAGATGCGCCGGCACCTTTTGGCTGGGGATCGCACGCTTACCTGGTGGCCCCGGGAGAGCAGTTGAACAACTGGACGTTGAGCCTGCCGGCCCACAAGATTCAACTCACCGAAGGCGAACGCCTGCTACCCAAAGAGGTCATCGAAGTCGCCGGCACCGAGTTCGACTTCCGCACCCCACGAGAACTGGGCACCACCTTTATTGATCATGCCTACACTGCCCTGGAATTTGATGCCCAGCATCTGACCCGCGCAGTACTCACTGATGAGCACGGGGTCGGTTCACAGATCATCTGGGATGACACCTGCCCCTGGGTACAGATCCATACCGCGGACCGTGATGAGCCTGAACTGGACCGTACCGGACTAGCCATTGAACCGATGACCTGCCCGCCGGGGGCCTTTAATTCCGGTGAGGACGTGATCCGTTTGGAACCAGCGACCATCCACCAGGCCGGCTGGTTGATCGGCCCGGCCTAG
- the mmsB gene encoding multiple monosaccharide ABC transporter permease: MTITTELKDIFTKNLRTSGIYIAFVLIVALFSILTNGLLLSPTNITNIVLQYSYVLILALGMIIVIVAGHIDLSVGSLVALTGAVSAVLVIKNDMPWWVGMLAGIAVGALCGLWQGFWVAYVGIPAFIVTLAGMLLFRGLTYEVLNNVSLSPFPGEYGQIAGGFLNGLLGGYGFDTFTLVIGVIAVVGLVYSQWRNRQGRVKYGQSVESLAMFLGKNLLIAIIILWFFWQIATSRGMPIVLIILAVLILGYNVLTTKTVFGRHVYAIGGNLSAAKLSGVNVKKINLWIFINMGLLSGIAGVVFSSRSNGAQPGAGNMFELDAIAACFIGGASTTGGVGRVTGAIVGGLVMAVLSNGMQLMGVGASTQQIVKGIVLLLAVAFDIYNKRRAGATH; this comes from the coding sequence ATGACGATCACCACCGAGTTGAAGGATATCTTCACCAAGAATTTGCGCACCTCGGGCATTTACATTGCCTTTGTGCTCATCGTGGCACTCTTCAGCATCCTGACCAACGGGCTGCTGTTGAGCCCCACCAACATCACCAACATCGTCCTGCAGTACTCCTACGTGCTGATCCTGGCCCTGGGCATGATCATCGTGATTGTCGCCGGGCACATTGACCTCTCGGTTGGTTCCCTCGTGGCATTAACCGGCGCGGTATCCGCGGTGCTGGTCATCAAAAACGATATGCCCTGGTGGGTCGGTATGCTCGCCGGTATCGCGGTGGGCGCACTGTGTGGTTTGTGGCAGGGCTTCTGGGTCGCCTATGTGGGCATCCCCGCGTTCATCGTGACCCTGGCTGGTATGTTGCTCTTCCGCGGTTTGACCTACGAAGTGCTCAACAACGTCTCCCTCTCCCCGTTCCCGGGTGAATATGGTCAGATCGCCGGTGGCTTCCTCAACGGTCTGCTGGGCGGATACGGCTTTGATACCTTCACCCTGGTCATCGGCGTGATCGCTGTGGTCGGTCTGGTGTACTCGCAGTGGCGTAACCGTCAGGGACGCGTGAAGTACGGGCAGAGCGTTGAATCCCTGGCCATGTTCCTAGGCAAGAACCTGCTGATCGCTATCATCATCCTCTGGTTCTTCTGGCAGATCGCCACCAGCCGTGGCATGCCGATCGTCCTGATCATCCTGGCCGTGCTGATCCTGGGCTACAACGTGCTGACCACCAAGACCGTCTTTGGTCGCCACGTGTACGCCATCGGCGGCAACCTTTCGGCCGCCAAGCTCTCGGGCGTGAACGTGAAGAAGATCAACCTGTGGATCTTCATCAACATGGGCCTGCTCTCGGGCATCGCCGGCGTGGTCTTCTCCTCGCGCTCCAATGGTGCCCAGCCCGGCGCTGGCAACATGTTCGAGCTGGACGCGATCGCCGCCTGCTTCATCGGTGGCGCTTCCACTACCGGTGGTGTCGGCCGAGTGACCGGCGCGATCGTCGGTGGCCTGGTCATGGCGGTGCTGTCCAACGGCATGCAGCTGATGGGTGTGGGTGCTTCCACCCAGCAGATCGTCAAGGGCATCGTGCTGCTGCTGGCCGTGGCCTTCGACATCTACAACAAGCGTCGCGCAGGCGCTACTCACTAA
- the mmsA gene encoding multiple monosaccharide ABC transporter ATP-binding protein produces the protein MDSTILQMQEISKTFPGVKALDGVNLSVRKGEIHAICGENGAGKSTLMKVLSGVYPHGSYEGKIIYEGQELKASNIKDSEAQGIVIIHQELALVPYLSVAENIFLGNETSKGGFIDWNETNHRAAQLLARVGLDELPVTQVGQLGVGKQQLVEIAKALSKNVKLLILDEPTAALNDDDSEHLLNLLRGLRDQGITSIIISHKLGEIEDIANTTTIIRDGQSIEALDMADPTSNQNRIIRGMVGRELSSRYPDREPEIGDVVFEVRDWSVQHPVQQDRTVVDHASLSVRAGEIVGIAGLMGAGRTELAMSIFGHSYGRNITGSVLMGGKEVDTSTVGKAIKAGIAYVSEDRKKFGLNLIEDIRVNTTAAGLGKISSNGFVNSNREIQIAEHYRKSMRIKTPNVMAKVGNLSGGNQQKVVLGKWLHTAPELLILDEPTRGIDVGAKYEIYTIINELAAAGKAVLVISSELPELLGICDRIYTLAYGRLTGQLPVTEATQERLMELMTIEKESTR, from the coding sequence ATGGACAGCACCATCCTGCAAATGCAGGAAATCTCCAAGACTTTCCCCGGGGTCAAGGCGCTCGACGGCGTCAACCTGTCGGTTCGCAAGGGCGAAATTCACGCCATCTGCGGCGAAAACGGGGCCGGCAAATCCACCCTCATGAAGGTACTCTCGGGCGTTTACCCGCACGGCAGCTACGAGGGCAAGATCATCTACGAAGGCCAAGAACTTAAAGCCTCGAATATCAAGGATTCCGAAGCCCAAGGCATCGTCATCATCCACCAGGAACTGGCCCTGGTGCCCTACCTCTCGGTGGCCGAAAACATTTTCCTCGGCAACGAAACCTCCAAGGGCGGTTTCATCGACTGGAACGAAACCAACCACCGCGCCGCACAGCTGCTAGCCCGAGTGGGTCTGGATGAACTTCCGGTGACCCAGGTGGGACAGCTGGGTGTGGGTAAGCAACAGCTGGTGGAAATCGCCAAGGCCCTGAGCAAAAACGTTAAGCTGCTGATCCTCGATGAGCCGACCGCTGCGCTGAACGACGATGACTCCGAGCACCTGCTCAACCTGCTGCGCGGACTACGCGACCAAGGCATCACCTCAATCATCATTTCGCACAAGCTCGGCGAAATTGAAGACATCGCCAATACCACCACCATCATCCGCGACGGCCAATCCATTGAAGCCCTGGACATGGCCGACCCGACCTCCAACCAGAACCGCATCATCCGCGGCATGGTAGGGCGCGAACTCTCCTCACGCTACCCGGACCGCGAACCAGAAATCGGGGACGTGGTCTTTGAGGTGCGCGACTGGTCGGTCCAACACCCGGTCCAGCAGGACCGCACCGTGGTGGATCACGCCTCACTGTCCGTGCGCGCCGGAGAAATCGTGGGCATCGCAGGACTCATGGGTGCCGGACGCACCGAACTGGCGATGAGCATCTTTGGGCACAGCTACGGTCGGAATATCACCGGCAGCGTGCTGATGGGCGGCAAGGAAGTTGATACCTCCACCGTGGGCAAGGCCATTAAAGCCGGCATCGCCTACGTCTCCGAGGACCGCAAGAAGTTCGGGCTAAACCTGATCGAAGATATTCGCGTGAACACCACCGCGGCCGGGCTGGGGAAAATCTCCTCCAACGGCTTCGTGAACTCCAACCGCGAAATCCAGATCGCCGAACACTACCGCAAGTCCATGCGCATCAAGACCCCCAATGTGATGGCGAAGGTCGGCAACCTCTCCGGCGGTAACCAGCAGAAAGTGGTGCTGGGCAAATGGTTGCACACCGCACCGGAACTGCTGATCCTCGACGAGCCCACCCGCGGCATCGACGTCGGCGCGAAATACGAAATTTACACCATCATTAACGAGCTGGCCGCAGCCGGCAAGGCGGTTCTGGTGATCTCCTCCGAACTGCCCGAACTGCTAGGCATCTGCGACCGCATCTACACCCTGGCCTATGGCCGGCTGACCGGCCAACTGCCGGTGACCGAAGCCACCCAGGAACGCCTCATGGAACTCATGACCATCGAGAAGGAAAGTACCCGATGA
- the chvE gene encoding multiple monosaccharide ABC transporter substrate-binding protein: MAWNNWTRKAAATVGSLALVTALAACGGSGAGGGAGAGDGESKAPEDIQVGVAMPTETSERWIADGASVKKQLEEAGYTVDLQFANDDIPTQQQQIDQMITKGDDILVVASIDGTALSTQLQAAADANIPIIAYDRLINGTENVDFYVTFDNYNVGVQQATSLLTGLGLLDADGKKTDKKGPLNVELFAGSIDDNNAHFFWKGAMDTLQPYLDDKTIVVKSGQTDIQQAATLRWSQEEAQSRMEDLITAHYAGGKTKIDGILSPFDGISRGVITALSNAGYGKTMKAGLPVVTGQDAEIASVKLIDDGVQYSTIFKDTRKLATQAVDAVKAYAGGGEPEANDTETYDNGKKVVPSFLLDSDIVIKDNIKSLLVDSEYYTAEEVKAGQSK, encoded by the coding sequence ATGGCATGGAATAACTGGACCCGCAAGGCTGCAGCGACCGTTGGTTCCCTCGCATTGGTTACCGCACTGGCAGCCTGTGGCGGCAGTGGTGCAGGTGGCGGCGCAGGCGCCGGAGACGGCGAATCAAAGGCGCCGGAGGACATCCAGGTAGGCGTAGCAATGCCTACCGAAACTTCCGAACGCTGGATTGCTGATGGTGCGTCCGTCAAGAAGCAGCTCGAAGAAGCTGGCTACACCGTTGACCTACAGTTCGCGAACGACGACATCCCTACCCAGCAGCAGCAGATTGACCAGATGATCACCAAGGGTGATGACATCTTGGTAGTTGCCTCGATTGACGGCACCGCACTATCCACCCAGCTGCAGGCAGCAGCCGACGCCAACATCCCGATCATCGCCTATGACCGTTTGATCAATGGCACCGAAAACGTTGACTTCTACGTCACCTTCGACAACTACAACGTCGGCGTACAGCAGGCTACCTCGCTGCTGACCGGTCTTGGACTCTTGGATGCCGATGGCAAAAAGACCGACAAGAAGGGCCCGCTGAACGTTGAGCTCTTCGCAGGTTCCATCGATGACAACAACGCACACTTCTTCTGGAAGGGTGCCATGGATACGCTCCAGCCATACCTCGATGACAAGACCATTGTCGTGAAGTCCGGCCAGACCGACATCCAGCAGGCAGCAACCCTGCGCTGGAGCCAGGAAGAAGCCCAGTCGCGCATGGAGGACTTGATCACCGCTCACTACGCCGGTGGCAAGACCAAGATCGATGGCATCCTCTCGCCATTTGATGGCATCTCCCGCGGTGTGATCACCGCACTGTCCAACGCTGGCTACGGCAAGACCATGAAGGCTGGCCTGCCAGTAGTCACCGGTCAGGACGCTGAAATCGCCTCGGTGAAGCTGATTGATGACGGAGTTCAGTACTCCACCATCTTCAAGGACACCCGCAAGCTGGCCACCCAGGCAGTCGACGCTGTCAAGGCCTACGCCGGTGGCGGTGAGCCAGAAGCCAATGACACCGAAACCTACGACAACGGCAAGAAGGTTGTCCCATCCTTCCTGCTGGATTCGGACATCGTGATCAAGGACAACATCAAGTCCCTGCTCGTTGATTCCGAGTACTACACGGCAGAAGAAGTAAAGGCCGGTCAGAGCAAGTAG